In Labrys monachus, the genomic stretch GGCACCGCCCGCATATGGGTCCGCTCCGCAGGCGGGCGACCGTGAGGAGGCGGATCGTTGCACTACAGCGGTAACCCATTTCTCCAGGGTCGAAATGCTCCCGTAGCCGGGCGCCGGCACGCTCTCCGTCGTCAACTCCGACAAACAGTGGAGAGAAAGCAATGCGGCTCGAAGAGAAGTCGTCGCGCACCGCCGCCGCCCACGACAACCGCAGCATACGCCTATGGGAAGGAGAACCATTGGACCTTGCCGAGGCCCTCCCGTCCTTCATGTTCAGATCAGGGGCGCCCGTTGTCGACGACCGCGCGGGGCGGCCCAGGAGCATCTTCCTCTTGGCGATATCGAGTATCGTGGAGGGCTTTGCGCTCTATGGTGCCAGCATGCACCCGGAAGTCTACGCCGCGCTCGATGAGGACCGGCGTGCCCCCGGACGCGGCAAGGAGGCGTCGCCGACCCGGCGATTTGAGCGGCCCGCGCGCGCGATCTTTCCCCCGGCCTGCTCGATAGAGCCGATCCGGCTCTCATCCAGCGCAACGAAGCGCCTCGGCTGGCCGCAGCAGCGAGGAGGCGTCGGAAAACCTGCTGTCGGCCTCGACCCCTATGCGCCGATTCGGAGGGGCGCAAGCCGTTCCACCGCTCCGCTCGCGCGGCTCCTGTCGATGCTCGCCATGCCCTGGCGAGGATGGGTTCGCGCAACCGAGAGGCGCCGGGCACGCGTGGCGCTGGAGACCTTGGACGACCGGCTGCTCCGGGATATCGGGCTGTTGCGCCACGATATTGACGTGGTTACCCGCTATTGGCGGCCGACGGATTGACGCTTCTCCCTCCTTGATATTGCGATTCGGCCCTTGGCGCGGCGACGGTGGCCCTTGCCGTCAGCCGGCACACATCCACCGGTTTCATGCATCGATTCCGACGTCCTGCCGATATGCACCGCATCCCAGAAATCACCCCTGCTTTCATTCGGCCGCCTCCTGCCTCACGCATTCCGGGGCGGTGCGACAAGGGCGCCGTCCCGCCCCACTTTCATGACGCCAGCGCATCGGCGTTCGGTGATGCCGCTTCCGGGGTGGTCGCAGCGGAACTCGATCGGAGATCGCCGGAGGAGCGGGCCGCCGCGTTCCCGCATACTTCCCCGGGGACGGATCATGATCTCCCCTGGAGCGGGCCAAGGCCGTGAAGACAGTCATAGCCGTTACCGCGGCGCTGCCCGCGCTCGTCCTGCTCACATGGCTGTCGCTGAGCGCCGTCAACTCGGATGCGGAAGGGCTCAATCGGGCTCTCGGCGTGCTCGACCAGCTGGACATGGCGGAAAGCGCCCTGACGCGCGACATGCTCAGTGCGCGCGCAGGCTTGTTGCGGGACTACGATCCCCTGGTGCACGGGGTGAAGGTGATCGACGAGTCGCTTGCTCAACTGCACAGCGATGTGGCGAATGACGCCGACATCACCGCCGAGGTCGATCGTCTGGCCGCCGCGATGAGGCAGCAGGAAGAACTGGTCGAACGCTTCAAGAGCGACAATGCCCTGCTCCAAAATTCCTTCGCCTATTTCGGCCTGTTCAGCGGCCGGCTGAGCTCGTGGAGCCGCAACGAGCCCATGGCGCCGGCGATCGGCTCACTCACCACGGCGATGCTGCGATTGACGCTCGATACGTCTCCGGCGATGGCGCAGGATGTCGAGGATCGGCTGAATGACCTCGCCGCACAGCAGTTTCCGCCCAGCGACACCGATTCAGTGCAAGGGCTGCTGGCGCATGGCAGATTGCTTCATGACCTTCTGCCTGCGACCGACGCCTCCCTGAAGGCTTTGCGCGCGCTGCCGTTGAAACAGAGCCAGAAGGCCGTTCGTACGCTCATGCGCGACCGCCGTGCCGCCTCGATGGCGAAAGCGGGCCATTTCCAGCTCCTGCTCTACGCGGCGTCGCTTCTGCTGCTCGCCGCGCTCCTTCACTTCGGATGGCGGCTCCGGGCGCGGATGCGCGATCTGCAGCGACGAGCGGCGCTCGAAGGTGTCATCGCCGGCATTTCCACCCGCTTCATCAATGTCCGGTCGCATGAGATCGGTGCGCGAGTCGAGGAGGCCCTCGGCGAGCTGGCTGCCCATGTCGGCGCGGACAGGGCGTATCTCCTCCTGGCCCGCAAGCCGGAGCAGTCGCACCTATGGAGCCGGGACGGTGTCGGTTATTCGCCGGACTGGCCTCGCCGTGCGCCGGAGCTGTCGGCCCGGCTGAGGTCGGCCAGGGACGGGATCATCCATATCCCCCACTGCGACCGGCTGGCCGCCGGAGCGGACAGGGACATCCTCGCGGCGGCCGGTCTCCACAGCTGGGCCGGTGTCTGCACCATCGTCGGTGACGGCGGAATCGACCTGTTGGGTTTTGATGCCCTACGCGGCCCATTGAACGCCCGGATCGCGGAACTCGGCCTGTTGCGCATGGCACTCGATGCCTTTGCCAACGCCCTTGCCCGCAACAGCCTCGAGCAGGAGAGAACCCGACTGGAAGCACGGTTGCAGCAGGCCCGCCGCATGGAGACGGTCGGCGCGCTCGCCAGCGGCATCGCGCATAATTTCAACAATATCCTGGGCGCCATCCTGGGTCATGCGGAAATGGCGGAAGAACAGGTCGCGGCCAGGCGGCGGCCAGACCGGCATCTCCTGGCGATCCGCACGGCCGGAATGCGCGCGCGCGATCTGGTCGATCAGATCCTGTCGTTCGGCCGCCGGCGCGACGGGCATCGCCGGCCGGTGAATGTCGATGCGCTGCTGGCCGAGACGGCCTCCATGCTGCGGGCATCCCTGCCGAAGCAGATCGAGCTGGTCATCAGAAGGGCGGCCGATCCGGTCATCGTGCATGGCGAACCGGAGCAGTTGCAGCAGGTCATCCTCAATCTCTGCAACAATGCCGTGCAGGCGATGAATGACGAGGGGCGCCTGATCGTCGAAACGGAAATTCACGAACTGACGGCGAAAATGGTGCACAGCCATGGGACGTCCGCGCCGGGTCTCCATCTTCGCCTTGCTGTCCGCGATTCCGGCCACGGCATGGAGGAGGCGACGCGGGAGCGGATATTCGAACCTTTCTTCACCACGCGTTCGGCCGGAAACGGCCTCGGGCTGGCGACCGTGCAGGAAATCGTCCGCGACCATGACGGCAGCATGAACGTATGGAGCGCGCCGGGCGTCGGCAGCCGTTTTGAAGCCTGGCTTCCCTGCATCGCCGCAACCGCCGCGCCCGATCGGATTGCGTCGTCCGGGACGCTCCCTCTCGGGCGCGGCGAGACATTGATGCTGATCGACGACGATAGCGTGCGGTTAATGAGGGGGGAGGAGATGCTGGCGGCGCTCGGCTATGAGCCGGTCGGCTTCGTCAGCCCGTCCGAGGCTCTGGCCGCCTGCCGAAAAACGCCCGAGCGCTTCGATGCCGTCGTGGTGAGTCATGCCGGCTCGGCAAGGTCTGCGCTCGACCTGGCAATGGCGCTACGCGCGGCCGCGCCGGATCTGCCGGTCGTGATCGCGACGGCGTCGGTGAACGAGGTCGACGCCGATACGCTGGCCGTCGCCGGTCGCTTCGAGATCGTGCGCTCGCCCCTCAGCTCCGCGCAGGTCGCCGAAGCGCTCAAGCGGGCACTGACGAATGACGGAAATTTTGCTGGCCTGCTGCGGGCGTAGAGCCATCGTCCAGTCGCGGCGACGCCGAGCCGTTTCGAGCCGCGCATACCTCTTGAGCGCTGTTCGACCTCCATGCGTGGAGAGCCGGCCCGACGCAGCGATCACGCCCATCGTCCAATTCGAATTGTCATACTACAATCGTAACCGCTTTTTTCAGGGGCGAAACAGTCCCGTAGCCGGGCGCGGGCAATGTCTCCGCCGGCCACACCCGGTGACAGGTGGAGAACAGGAATGCAGCGTCGGAAGAATTGCCCTCCTTGCCGCCGCGGGCAAAGGGCATCGGCAAAGCACGGCGCCGACGGCGCATGGCAAGCTATTCCGCCGACGATAGCGCCCTGAGGGATATCGGACATCGGCGCCATGGCCGGATATCGGCCAAGCCCGGCCCTGTGCCGTTGCCGCCGATGCGCCCGCGGGGACGCCCAGAACTGCAACAGACTTGAATGCCTCTCCCGATCGATGTGCCGCTCTCGAATCTGTCCCATGCATTACATTCTCAAGATCGCATTTGTCTTCGCCTGGCTCTCCGCGGGGTTTTATCCCTTGCGGGGCATTGGCCGGGTGTCGGGCTTTCTTGCGCTGTCCCTGAGCGTGTGCGTGGTGTTGTTCCCTCTTGCCGGCGAGGCGCCCGCGCAATCCCCTTCGACATCGAGCGCGACGCCGGCGTTGGACGAGCCGATAACGCCGATTCCCAGCCCTCCCGCCGCCGATCCTCGCAAGCTGGCCCTCGGGGAAAGCCTCTTTGCCGATCGTCGCCTGTCCCATGACGGGCGCCTTGCATGCTCGTCCTGTCATGACATCCGCACCAACGGGGCGTTGAGCCGGGTGTCGGGAACGGCGAACGCCGGCGCGAAGATGGCGTTCGATACGCCTACCGTCTTCAACGCCGCCCTCAGCTTCCGACTGAACTGGGAGGGGAATCAGCGCAGCCTCCAGTCACAGGCGGAGGCTTCGTTGAAGGATCCCGGGGGCATGGCGGCCGGCATGGACGAAGTGCTCGATAGATTGAAGGCCGCTTCCGACGTGGCGAGCCGGTTCAACGAGGCTTACGGGCATCCGCCGGATCGGGCCAGCCTGCTGGACGCACTCGAAATCTATGAAGAATCGCTGGTGACGCCCGGAAGCCGGTTCGATCGTTGGCTTTCCGGCGAGGCCGCTCAACTTTCACCCAACGAGCAGTACGGCTATCGGCTGTTCAAGTCGCTCGGATGCGCCTCCTGCCATCAGGGCGTGAACATCGGCGGCAACCTGTTCGAGAGGGTCGGCATCTTTCGTCCGCTGACCTCGACGCAGCCTCGGCTCCTGCGCGTTCCCAGCCTGCGCAACATCGCCACCACGCCGCCCTACTTCCATGACGGCAGTGCGCCGACGCTCGACGATGCCGTCCGCAGGATGGCCCTGGCGCAGCTGGACCAAAGACTGCCGGACGTGCAAGTCGACGCGATCGTCGCATTCCTGAACACGCTCACGGGCACCTATCGGGGCGTGCCCGTAACCGGGCCGGCACCGTGAAGGGCGGCGCCGGGGCGCGAAATCCGGACGGGCGTTTGCCGGAAAGATCCGGCGCCGCATGTTCCGGGACGCCGACAAGCGAGGGGAGGGGGCGACGGCGAGTGGCCGACGGTCAGCCGGCATCGGAACGCTGCACCGGCGCCCTGGATTACATTTGAAACCGGGTCGCACCAATTTGACACGGAAATGAAATCGGCGGCGCATTAGGAAATGCCGGCTGCTGAAATCGAGACGCTCTCCAGAACCCATGGCGACCTGCGGGGCACGGTGGGACGTGCGC encodes the following:
- a CDS encoding DUF1127 domain-containing protein; its protein translation is MRLEEKSSRTAAAHDNRSIRLWEGEPLDLAEALPSFMFRSGAPVVDDRAGRPRSIFLLAISSIVEGFALYGASMHPEVYAALDEDRRAPGRGKEASPTRRFERPARAIFPPACSIEPIRLSSSATKRLGWPQQRGGVGKPAVGLDPYAPIRRGASRSTAPLARLLSMLAMPWRGWVRATERRRARVALETLDDRLLRDIGLLRHDIDVVTRYWRPTD
- a CDS encoding two-component system VirA-like sensor kinase, which produces MKTVIAVTAALPALVLLTWLSLSAVNSDAEGLNRALGVLDQLDMAESALTRDMLSARAGLLRDYDPLVHGVKVIDESLAQLHSDVANDADITAEVDRLAAAMRQQEELVERFKSDNALLQNSFAYFGLFSGRLSSWSRNEPMAPAIGSLTTAMLRLTLDTSPAMAQDVEDRLNDLAAQQFPPSDTDSVQGLLAHGRLLHDLLPATDASLKALRALPLKQSQKAVRTLMRDRRAASMAKAGHFQLLLYAASLLLLAALLHFGWRLRARMRDLQRRAALEGVIAGISTRFINVRSHEIGARVEEALGELAAHVGADRAYLLLARKPEQSHLWSRDGVGYSPDWPRRAPELSARLRSARDGIIHIPHCDRLAAGADRDILAAAGLHSWAGVCTIVGDGGIDLLGFDALRGPLNARIAELGLLRMALDAFANALARNSLEQERTRLEARLQQARRMETVGALASGIAHNFNNILGAILGHAEMAEEQVAARRRPDRHLLAIRTAGMRARDLVDQILSFGRRRDGHRRPVNVDALLAETASMLRASLPKQIELVIRRAADPVIVHGEPEQLQQVILNLCNNAVQAMNDEGRLIVETEIHELTAKMVHSHGTSAPGLHLRLAVRDSGHGMEEATRERIFEPFFTTRSAGNGLGLATVQEIVRDHDGSMNVWSAPGVGSRFEAWLPCIAATAAPDRIASSGTLPLGRGETLMLIDDDSVRLMRGEEMLAALGYEPVGFVSPSEALAACRKTPERFDAVVVSHAGSARSALDLAMALRAAAPDLPVVIATASVNEVDADTLAVAGRFEIVRSPLSSAQVAEALKRALTNDGNFAGLLRA
- a CDS encoding cytochrome-c peroxidase — its product is MHYILKIAFVFAWLSAGFYPLRGIGRVSGFLALSLSVCVVLFPLAGEAPAQSPSTSSATPALDEPITPIPSPPAADPRKLALGESLFADRRLSHDGRLACSSCHDIRTNGALSRVSGTANAGAKMAFDTPTVFNAALSFRLNWEGNQRSLQSQAEASLKDPGGMAAGMDEVLDRLKAASDVASRFNEAYGHPPDRASLLDALEIYEESLVTPGSRFDRWLSGEAAQLSPNEQYGYRLFKSLGCASCHQGVNIGGNLFERVGIFRPLTSTQPRLLRVPSLRNIATTPPYFHDGSAPTLDDAVRRMALAQLDQRLPDVQVDAIVAFLNTLTGTYRGVPVTGPAP